The Fuscovulum sp. sequence CCGCCCGCCTGCGCGGCCATGCGCGCGTCACCCCCCTGCTGAACGCGCCGCTTCTGGATGCCGCCTTTGGCCGCCGCATCTTCATCAAGGCCGAATGCCTGCAACTCACCGGATCGTTCAAGTTTCGGGGCGGCTGGTCTGCCATCTCGGCCCTCGACCCCGCCACCCGCGCGCGGGGCGTGCTGGCCTATTCCTCGGGCAACCACGCCCAAGGCGTGGCCCTCGCCGCCCAGCGCCACGGCATCCCCGCCACGATCATCATGCCCTCTGACGCCCCACAGGTGAAAATCGCCAACACCCGCGCCTATGGGGCCGAGGTGATCCTTTATGACCGCGCAACGGAAGACCGCGATGCCATCGGCGCACGCCTGACGGCGGAACGCGGCCTGACACTCATCAAGCCCTTCGATGACGCGCAGGTCATCGCAGGCCAGGGCACCACCGGCCTTGAAATCGCCGCCCAGGCCACCGAGGCTGGGATCGAAAGCGCCACCGTCATCACCTGCTGCGGCGGCGGCGGCCTGACCGCAGGCATCGCCCTCGCGCTGGAGTCCCGCGCCCCCGGCCTCACTGTCCGCACCGCTGAACCCGCAGGGTTCGACGATGCCGCCCGCTCCCTCGCCTCTGGCCGCATCGAACGCAACGCCGCGATGACCGGCTCCATTTGCGACGCGATCCTGACGCCCGCCCCCGGCAGCCTCACCTTCCCCATCCTCAAACGCCTGTGCGGCCCCGGCCTTACCGCAACGGATGATGAGGCGCTGCACGCCATGGCGCTGGCCTTCACCCATCTGCGGATCGTGCTGGAACCGGGCGGCGCCATCGCACTGGCCGCAGCCCTGTTCCGCGAAAGGCTGCCCGATACCGTGATCTGCACCGCCTCCGGCGGCAATGTGGACCCGGATACCTTCCGCCTCGCGCTCGACCGCTTCGCCAACTGACTGTCCTTTCCGAACCTTTCCACCCGTCACGAAACCCCCAAACCCTTCACTCCGATTTCAGAATCGAACATGCCCCCCGTCTTCCTGCCCGACCTGCGCCTGAATGCCGAAATCAGCGGCCCGCCCTCCGGCGCGCCCCTTGTGCTGATCCATGCCTTGGGCACCAATCTCCGCATCTGGGATGAGGTGATCCCCCTTCTTCCCCCCGGGCTGCGCATCCTGCGCTTTGATCTGCGCGGCCATGGCGCATCCGACGTGCCGCCTGCGCCCTACAACATGGGCACGCTGATCCGCGATACCGAACGCCTGATGGATCATTTCGCGCTGAAGGACGCCGTCATCCTCGGCCTCTCCATCGGCGGCCTTATCGCCCAAGGGATGGCCGTCAAGCGCCTCGATCTGATCCGCGCCATGATCCTGTCCAACACCGCCGCCCGCATCGGCCGCCCGGAACAGTGGCAAGCGCGCATCGCCGCCATCCGTGCCACGGGTATGGACTCGCTGACCGACGCCACCATGGAACGCTGGCTGGGCCGCAAATGGCGCGACCACCCCGCCTTGCCGTCGCTCAGGCAGACGTTCCTCGCCACCGATCCCGAAGGCTGGATGGGATGCGCTTCCGCCATTTCGGGGACGGATTTCTTTGAAACCACCGCCACGCTCACCCTGCCCACCCTCGCCATCGCCGGCGCCAATGACGGCTCCACCCCGCCCGATCTGGTGCGCGAAACCGCCGCCCTCATCCGGGGCCACCGCTTTGCCCTGATGCGCGGCACGGGCCACATCCCGCCCGTCGAAAAGCCCGCCGAATACGCGGCCCTTATCGGCCAATTCCTGATGGAAATCGCACATGTCTGACATCTTGCTCATCCACGGCGCGGCGCATGGCGCATGGTGCTGGCACCGTGTCATCCCCGCGCTCACCGCCCTAGGCCACCACGCCCGCGCCATCGACCTGCCCTCGCATGGCGATGACAGCACCGATCCCGCCACGGTGACGCTCGACAGCTACGCCCAAGCCATCCTGAACGCGACGCAGGGCCCCACGCTTCTTGTCGGGCATTCCATGGGCGGCTTTCCCATCACCGCCGCCGCCCAACTGGCCCCCGACCGCTTTACTGCGCTGATCTACCTCTGCGCCTATCTCCCCATCCCCGGCATAACGATGGCCGAGATGCGCCGCGCAGGCCCGCGCCAACCCCTCGCCGGATCGTTCCAGATCGACCCCACCCGCACCACCTTTACCTTCGACCCGGACCAATCCCCTGCCCTGTTTTATCACGATTGCCCGCCCGAAGATGTTGCCCTCGCCCGCCGCCGCCTCTGCGCGCAAGCCATCCGCCCGCAGGAAACCCCGATCCCCGACACCGCCCGCGCTGAATCCCTGCCGCGCCACTACATCCGCTGCACGGATGACCGCGCGATCCCGCCGGACTATCAGGCCACCATGGCCGCCCGCCTGCCCCCTGACCACATCCATGACCTTGCCACCTCGCACTCCCCCTTCTTCGCGGCACCCGAGGCATTGGCCCAAAAGATCCACGCCATCGCGCAACTCCCCCCTGTCAAGCGCGCCTGACAGGCGTTAGCGTCCCGCCATGCGCCCGACGCACGGGCCGGGAACCCGCATGTCCGACCGCCGCGAAAAACTTGCCCTCACCTTCATCCTGCTGACGATCACCATTGATGCCATCGGCATCGGCCTGATCTTCCCGGTCATGCCCGACCTGATCGAAAGCGTCACGGGCGGCAGCCTGTCACAGGCCGCACTTTGGGGGGGCCTGCTGTCCACCTCCTACGCCGTGATGCAGTTCCTGTTCGGCCCGATCATCGGCTCGCTGTCGGATCGCTTCGGAAGGCGGCCGATCCTGCTGATCTCTCTTTTCGTCATGTCGCTGGACTACCTGGTCATGGCCATAGCTCCGACGATCTGGCTGCTGCTGGCCGCCCGGGTGGTGGCAGGCATCACGGCGGCAACCTATTCCACCGCCACCGCCTTTATCGCCGACATCACCCCCCCCGAAAAACGCGGTGCGCGCTTTGGCTTGATCGGGGCCTGTTTCGGCGTGGGCTTCGTCGCGGGCCCGCTGATCGGCGGCCTCCTTGCCTCGGTCGATCTGCACGCGCCCTTCTACGCCGCCGCGGCCCTTGCCTTGGCCAACATGATCTTCGGCTATTTCGTTCTGCCCGAAACCGTGACCGATGCCACCCGCCGCCCCTTTTCCCTCGCCCGCGCCAACCCGCTGGGCGCGCTGCGCGCCGTGTCGAAACTGCCGGGGGTGAAGCGGGTGCTGACCTGCTTCCTGATCCTCGGCATTGCCATGAACGTCTACCCGGCGATCTGGGCCTATTACGGACAAGCCCGCTTCGGCTGGGACAGCACGATGGTGGGTCTCTCGCTCGCGCTTTACGGCATCAGCTTTGCCGTGGGCCAAGCCGTCCTTGTCGGCCCGCTGATCAAACGCTTCGGCGAACACCGCGCCGCGCATTACGGCATGTGGGTGGATATCACCACGCTCGCCGCCCTCGGCCTGGTTACCCAAGGTGCCCATGCGCTGATCATCACCCCCATCACCGCACTGGGCGGTGTCGTCACCCCCGCGCTTCAGGCGCTGGCCAGCCGCGCCGCCCCTGCCGATGCGCAGGGCGAATTGCAGGGCGTCCTCGCCTCGCTCAACGCCATCGCGATGATCACCTCGCCGCTCCTGATGACCGCCACCTTCTCGGCCTTCACCGCGCCCTCGGCCCCGGTCTTTTCCCCCGGCGCCCCCTTCCTGCTGGCCTCGGTCTTGATGGTTGTCTGCCTTGCGCTGCACATCACTGGCCGCACGAAATCCTGAAAGCGTCGCGCGCAGGTCGCAAACGATCACGATCTTCTGCCTTGCCACCTTCATCTTGGCAAAAATACCCTGCGGGGGTCCGGGGTTGCAAAACCCCCGGTCCGCCCGTGATCCAAGGCGGGAGGCCGGAATGAAGCTCAAGGATCTCGAAATCTTCGTCGTTGCGCCGCCCTTCCCGGGCTGGGGCGGGCGCTACTGGATTTTCCCGAAACTCACCACCGACAACGGCATCGTGGGATATGGCGAATGTTACGCCTCCACCGTCGGCCCCAAGGCGATGAAAGCGGTGATCGAGGATGTGTTCGAACGCCACATGCAGGGCGAAAACCCCGAAAACATCGAACTGATGTTTCGCCGCGCCTATTCCGCAGGCTTCACTCAACGCCCCGATCCCACCGTGATGGGAGCATTTTCAGGCCTTGAGATCGCCTGCTGGGATATTCTGGGCAAGGCACGCAATCGCCCCGTCCACGCCCTGCTGGGCGGCAAGATGAATGACCGCATCCGCAGCTATACCTACCTCTATCCCGAACCCGGCAAGGAAAGCGCCGAATTCTGGGTCGATCCGGATGCCGCGGCCGAGGCCGCTTTGCGCTTTGTGAACATGGGCTTCACCGCGGTGAAATTCGATCCCGCCGGCCCCTACACCATCCGCGGCGGCCATGAACCCGCCATGTCCGACATCACCCGCTCCGTCGCCTTCTGCAAGGCCATCCGCGATGCCGTGGGCGACCGGGCCGACCTTCTGTTCGGCACCCATGGCCAGTTCACCACCCCCGGCGCCATCCGCATGGGGCGTGAATTGGAACCCTATAACCCGCTCTGGTACGAAGAACCGATCCCGCCGGACAACCTGCTTGAATTTGCCGAGGTCGCCAAATCCGTGCGCGTCCCCCTCGCAACCGGCGAACGCCTCACCACCAAAGCCGAATTCGGAACTCTTCTGCGTGCGGGCGGGGTCAAGATCTTGCAACCCGCCCTGGGCCGCGTGGGCGGGATATGGGAGGCGAAAAAGATCGCCGCCATGGCCGAAATCTTCAACGCCGAAATGGCCCCGCATCTCTATGCAGGCCCGGTCGAATGGGCGGCCAACGTGCATTTCGCGGCCTCCATCCCCAACCTGCTGATCGCGGAAACGATTGAAACCGGCGGGGCCTTCCATCTGAAACTGATCAAGAACACGATCACATGGGAAGACGGCTATATCATTCCGTCAGAGGCCCCCGGTCTGGGGATCGATTTCGACGAAGACGTCGCCCGCGCCCATCCCTTCACCGGCACCGGCCTGCATCTGCAGATGCAAGAGGCCCCTTGCGACTATCGCCACGGCAACCGGTTCGAAGGCGGCGCGCCAAGCACCCTGCCGCACAAGACGTGATGGCGCGTGGGGGGCCATCAGCCCCCCGCCCCAAATCTCAAAGCGTCTTGATAAACAGGATCCACTCCTGCGCATCCACCGCCCAATCGCCCTTTACCACCGGGCGGCTGGCCACCTCGCGATACCCTTTCGCCGCATAAAGCCGCAGCGCCTCTTGATGCGTGTCGGCGGCGATCAGGCTGATCGTTCCCCGCCCCAATCCACGCGCCACGCCCTCGGCATGGGCCAGCAGCGCCGAGCCGCAGCCCTTCCCCCTGAACCCGTCATAGGTGGCCAGCACGTTCAGATACCACGACCCCGGCGCCAAAGCCTCCAACTCCATCAACGGCACAAAGACCGCCGGAGTATCCGGGTCAATCGGCGCAGGCTCATCCTCGGCCGGATAGCCCAGCAGACAGGCCGCAACCTGCCCCTCCACCTCGGCCAGCCAGGCATTGCCAAAAGAGAAAGACCCGCTCTCCCGCGCCGCCCGCTCCCGGCCATAAGCCCAGGGATCGCCCCCCGGCCCCACCGATTTCTTCCAGAAATGCAGCGGCAGATCATCCGCCGCCATATTGATGAACCGCACCAGATGTTCGGCATCCGCCGCCGTCGCGCCCCGGATCAGCATCCTCATCCTTCCCCACCCAGACCTGCCTTTTCCCTGACCGATCCGCCCGCATCAGGCAACCCCCTTGCCCGCCCCTTTCCGGCTTGCCAGCCACCGGATCGCCCCCTACCACTATCCCCAACACGACAGATGGAGCGTCAGACATGGCCGACACCGTTTTCCGCTTTCCCGCCCCGGGCCCCGATCCGATGCTGACCGATCTCGACGGCTGGACCAAGATCGACGGCAACCCCACCATGAAAACCTGGGTCCAGCACACCTCGGCCGATGGCAGCGTGATCAGCGGCACATGGGAGGCGACGACCGGCACTTGGCATGCCAGCTACAGCTTTTATGAGTTCGTCCACCTGATCGACGGCCAGATCACCATCACACCCGATGGCGGCACCCCCGTCACCTTGCACCCCGGCGATGCCTTCGCGGTGGAACCCACGTTCAAAGGCACCTGGAAGATCGAAAAACCCGTCCGCAAGCATTTCTGCATCAAGCTGAAATAACCGCCCACGCGACCACCGCGCGGCATCAAGGGCAGGGTCCGCTTGGCCACTTGTGGCAGCCGTCCCATGGTGCAGCCCACGCAAAGGCTGCAACCGCCCCAAACGGGCGGCAGCAGGAAATCAACGTCATGGCCAAGGTTCCCACCACCCGCATCGACAAGCTACTCTCTGCCATGGGCTATGGCTCGCGCAGCGAAATGGCGCGTTTGGCCAAGGCGGGCGGCATCACGCTGGACGCGGCCGAGGTAACGGACGTCACCCAGCGCATTCCCGTGACGCCGGATCTGCCATCCCGCATGAAGATCGATGACGAGGCGCTTGATCCGCTCGCAGGGCTGGTGATCCTGCTGAACAAACCGTTGGGGATGACCTGCTCGCACAAGGAAGACGGGCCGCTGGTCTTTGATATCCTTCCCAAACGCTGGCGGCGGCGCGATCCCGCCATTTCAACCATCGGTCGTCTGGACAAACAGACCTCCGGTTTGCTGTTGCTGACCGATGATGGCCCGCTTCTGCACCGGATCATCAGCCCCAAACGCCATGTCAGGAAAACCTACCGCGCCAGTCTGGCCCGTCCGCTCATCGGCACCGAAGGCGATCTGTTCGCCTCCGGCAGCCTGATGCTGGATGGCGAAGAAAAGCCGCTGGCGCCTGCCGAATTGACGGTCCTGTCGCAAACCGAAGCCCTGCTCACCGTGACCGAAGGCCGTTACCATCAGGTGCGCCGCATGTTTGCGGCCACCGGCAACCATGTCGACGCCCTGCACCGCGAAAGTCTGGGCGGCCTGTCCTTGCCCGGCGCTATGGCCCCCGGTGACTGGCGACTGCTGACGCAACAAGAGATCGCCCTGATCTTTGAGTAATCCCGCCCCCGCGCGCAAACGCCACTCGGCATTCTAGCCCCCGGTCGTCCCCCCGCTTTGCCCCTTCGTGGCAAACTTCCACCAAGCTGGCGATCATTGCCCCGCCCCCGGCTTCCCTGATTTCGCTCCGGCGCGTTAGTCCACCCCAAAGTCCAGCATCTTCTCCAGCCCCTCGGTCAGAAACTCCCCGGCATCCGGCTGACCAAGCAGATAGCGGCTGACCAACCCATCATGTTGCTGCCGGGCCAGCACCTTGGTTTCCTCCCACTCCTCAGGGCCGGAATCGCCCCGCCCGATCCAGAACAGGGCGACCAGCGCGTCCTTTTGTTCGTCATTCATGCTCTCAATGGCTTGGGTGATTTCATCCCGGCTCAGATCGCCCGGCACTTCCTGCAAACTCTCCGCCACCGCATCATCCGTGGCATTGCCGCCAAGATCGGGAATATCCATGCCCTCTTTTGCAGTCACGGCGTTCAACCGCAGCACAAGTTCCTCGATCTCGGTCACATCAAAGGGAAGTGCGGGCATCGGATACTCCTGTCGTGGGCGGGCCTACGCGGACCACCAGCTTGCCAAAATTCTCACCACGCAGCAGGCCGATGAAGGCGCGCGGTGCCTGTTCCAGCCCATCCACGATATCCTCGCGGTACTGAATGTCGCCCGCCGCCAGCCAGGCCGCCATGGCCGTTGCAAAGGTCGGGTACAGGGCGGCAAAGTCCTGAAAGATGATAAAACCGCGCAGGGTTATCCGCTTGCGCAACACCTGCCCCATCAGCATGGAAAGGCGGTCCGGCCCATCCGGCGCAGCGGTCGCGTTGTATTGCGAGATCAGCCCGCAGACCGGCACCCGCGCCCCGGGGTTCAAAAGCGGCAGGACGGCATCGAACACCGCACCCCCCACATTCTCGAAATAGACGTCAATGCCCTTGGGGGCCGCCGCCTTCAGCTTGTCGGCAAAATCTGCCGCCTTGTGGTCGATACAGGCGTCAAACCCCAGCGTCGCCACCGCATGGGCGCATTTGTCAGGCCCGCCCGCGATTCCCACCACATGGCAGCCCATCAGTCGCGCGATCTGCCCCACTGTCGCACCGACCGGGCCGGTCGCGGCGGCAACGCAGACCGTCTCACCCGCCTTGGGCTGGCCGATCTGCGTCAAACCCGCCCACGCCGTGAACCCCGGCATCCCCATGATGCCCAACGCCCAGGACGGGTGGTCCGGTTTAGGGCCAAGCGGCGTAACCCCCGCACCGTCAGACAGCGCATAATCCTGCCAGCCATTGTAGGACAGCACCCAGTCGCCGGGTTCAAAGCCGGCAAGCTGCGACGCGGCCACCTGCGCCACCGTCCCACCTTCCATCACGGCCCCCACCGCCACAGGCGCGGCGTAAGAGGGCGCATCGCTCATCCGTCCGCGCATATAGGGATCAAGCGATAGATATTCCGTGCGCAGCAGCATCTGGCCCGGTCCCGGCACCGGCACCGGCCCCGTCTCAAGGCGCAGAGTGGCCGGCGTCGGCTCACCCTTTGGGCGCTCGGCAAGGACAAATCTTCGATTGACGGTGTCAGTCTGGGGCATGGGGCACTTTCCGGGAAATGAGGGTGTAAGATGATGCAGGCTCGCAGATCACGACGGCCATGCAATCACCGCTTTGCGCCGCCCTGATCACAAGCCGCCCCAGCGCAGGGATCGACGTGCCCCCCTGCGCTGCATGATCGCGAGCACCGGCATGGCCCTTGGCGGCAAGGACGGGACCAGCGGGAAAGGCAAGATCGGTAACCGACCGTCCGACATGATGCCCACTCCCCCGGTCTGGCAGGGGCCAAACGCCCCACATCCCCTGACCCTAGCGCCGACAAGGCCATGTCGCGCTGCCACAGATCAGCAACATCCCCCGGCAAACGCAGGTCATCCAGAAGAAAGCGCGCAGGCATCGTGCAACGGGCCAGCCAATCCCCCCACCATCACTGATGCAGGTCAAAGCAAGGGTCACCCGGGCCATGCGATGATGTCCGGCGCGTTCCCCGCGCCCTTTGCCGAAAGCACCTATGGCCCAACCCGCCCCCACAATCCCTGTCGGCCTGACTCAGACCGAAGCCACCGCCCGGCTTGCGTCAGAGGGTCCGAACGAATTGCCAAAGGCGAAACGACGCTCGCCCCTGCGGATCATTGCAGACGTGCTGCGCGAACCGATGCTGGCCCTTCTCGTGGCCGGGGGCATCGTCTACCTGCTTCTGGGCAACCGGGAAGAGGCGCTGATCCTTCTGGCTTTTGCCTGCCTGTCGGTCGGCATCACCGTGGTGCAAGAAGCGCGCACCGAACGCGTTCTCGAAGCCCTGCGCGATCTGACCAGCCCGCGCGCACTGGTCATCCGCGACGGCACGCGCCAACGCATCGCCGGCCGCGATGTGGCACGCGGCGATGTGATCGTGCTGGCCGAAGGCGACCGGGTTCCCGCCGATGCCGCCCTCATCGTGGCCCAGGACCTGTCCGCCGATGAATCCCTTCTGACGGGCGAAGCCGTTCCGGTGCGAAAGCGCGCAGGCGCAGCGACAGAGGGCAGACCGGGGGGCGAAGATCAGCCGATGGTCTATTCCGGCAGCCTGATCGTGCGGGGCACGGGCATGGCTTGCGTCACCGCCACCGGCAAAGCCAGCGAGATCGGCCGGATCGGCACTTCGCTGGGCCAGCTTCAGACCGAAACCCCCCACCTGCAACACCAGATGCGCAAGCTGGTCATCATCTTTGCCGCCGTGGGTCTGGCCGTCAGCGTGGCGGTGGTGGTGCTCTACGGTGTCCTGCGGGGCGGCTGGCTGGATGGCGTGCTGGCGGGGATCGCCGTCGGCATGTCCATGCTGCCCGAGGAATTTCCGATGGTGCTGGCGGTCTTCATGGCGATGGGGGCATGGCGGATATCCAAGGTGCGGGTGCTCACGCGCCGCGCATCGGCCATTGAAACGCTGGGCGCGGCCTCTGTCCTGTGCACCGATAAGACCGGAACCCTGACGGAAAACCGCATGACCATTGCCGAACTGCGCCTGTCCGATGGCACGGCGACCAAGGCAGGCACGGCCCTGCCAGACACCTTTCGCGAACTGGCTGCGGCAGGGGTAATGGCATCGGCGCCCGAACCCTTCGACCCGATGGAAAAGGCCTTTCACGCGCTGGCCAAGGCCGACCTGCGCGATGGCGAAACCCTTCCCGGTGCGGGGCGGCATCTGGTTCGCAGCTATCCCCTCTCGCCCGCCCTGCTGGCCATGTCGCAGGCATGGGCGGCAGGCGCAGGCTGGCAAGTCGCCGCCAAGGGCGCACCCGAGGCGATGGCCCTCCTCTGCCATCTTGACGATGCGGCGCGCGCCACGCTGACGGCACAGGTCGACCAGATGGCCAGCGCAGGCCTGCGCGTGCTGGGTGTTGCCGAGGCCGCACATCAGGGCAGCCTGCCCGATGATCCCCGCGATTTCCGTTTTCGCTTCCTTGGCGTTGTGGGCCTGGCCGATCCCCTGCGCGCCTCGGTCCCCGATGCCGTGGCCCAGTGCCGCAGCGCCGGGATCCGGGTCATCATGATCACTGGCGACTATCCCGCCACGGCACAGGCCATCGCGGCCGAGGCAGGGTTGCAGGGGGACAGGGTCGTCACCGGCCCGGACCTTGCCGCCATGTCGGATGCCGAACTGGCAACGGCGGTCAAGGACGTGACGATCTTCGCCCGCATCATGCCGGAACAGAAACTGCGCATCGTCGCCGCGTTGAAATCCGCCGGGGCGGTCGTCGCGATGACAGGGGACGGCGTGAATGACGCTCCCTCGCTCAAATCCGCCCATATCGGCATCGCCATGGGCGGGCGCGGTACCGATGTCGCGCGCGAGGCCTCCAGCATCGTCCTGCTCGACGATGATTTCGGCTCCATCGTCACCACGGTCCGCCTTGGCCGCCGCATCTATGACAACCTGCGCAAAGCAATGAGCTTCATCCTCGCCGTCCACGTCCCCATCGCCGGGTTGGCGCTGATGCCCCTCCTTTTCGGCATGCCGATCCTGTTCGGCCCCATGCACATCGCCTTTCTGGAAATGGTGATCGACCCGGTCTGCTCTCTCGTCTTCGAAGCTGAATCTGAAGAAGAGGGCATCATGTCCCGCCCCCCGCGCCCACCGGCCGAGCCGCTCTTTTCCGGCCCCACGGTCTTGTGGAGCCTGGTGCAAGGCGTGCTGGTGCTGGCCGTGACGGCAACGATCTTTGCCCTCGCGCCGGGCTATGGGCTGACAACCGATCAGGTGCGCGGCATGACCTTCGCTGCCCTCGTCTTCGCCATCGTGGCGCTCATTCTGGTGGACAGGTCACGTTCATCCTCCATCTTCACGGCGATCACCCGCCCGAACCGGGCGTTGGCCGTGGTGCTGCCCATCGTGGCCGCCCTGCTGGCCGTCACCCTGTTCTGGCCCCCCGCGCGCGACCTTTTCGGCTTTGCCGCCCTCGATCCGGCCCATCTTGCCGTGCCGCCGCTCGCAGGCCTGTCCGTCCTTCTCGCGCTGGAACTGCTCAAACCGATCTGGCGCTGGGCGGTGCAACGCAACAAATCCGCGGCCCTCGCACTGACGACCGAAATACGCGCGGTCCACTGATCTGGGGCAGCACACCCGTCCCCACAGCAGCGCATCCTGTTTCAGGTTCGCCAAGGGCCACCCGGCCCGGGCGCGATCCGCGCCAAGCCGTCATGGCCACCCAAACCCTTTTCAGAAATGAGCTCACCATGCCGATACGGTCCGTCCTGCTGTTTTCCACCATCTGCCTTTCCTTGTCCGGCTGCCTCGCCAGCGACGCCGAACGCGGCCTTGCCGGGGCCGCTGGTGGTGCGGTGATCGGTGGCGTTACAGGCGGAAGTCCGTTGACCGGCGCCGTGGTCGGCGGTGCAGCCGGATATTTCTGCCGTGATCTCAACGTCCCGGGCTGCCGCAACAACTGATCCCACCCCTGACCCGAAAGGATGCCGCCATGAAGGGCTATCTCGCCGATATCGAAACGCTGACCGAAAAGAACACCGCCTTCCGGCAGGTGCTTTATACCGGGCACAACCTGCAACTGGTGCTGATGACACTGACCCCC is a genomic window containing:
- a CDS encoding threonine/serine dehydratase, with the translated sequence MTDITLIDAAAARLRGHARVTPLLNAPLLDAAFGRRIFIKAECLQLTGSFKFRGGWSAISALDPATRARGVLAYSSGNHAQGVALAAQRHGIPATIIMPSDAPQVKIANTRAYGAEVILYDRATEDRDAIGARLTAERGLTLIKPFDDAQVIAGQGTTGLEIAAQATEAGIESATVITCCGGGGLTAGIALALESRAPGLTVRTAEPAGFDDAARSLASGRIERNAAMTGSICDAILTPAPGSLTFPILKRLCGPGLTATDDEALHAMALAFTHLRIVLEPGGAIALAAALFRERLPDTVICTASGGNVDPDTFRLALDRFAN
- the pcaD gene encoding 3-oxoadipate enol-lactonase, which produces MPPVFLPDLRLNAEISGPPSGAPLVLIHALGTNLRIWDEVIPLLPPGLRILRFDLRGHGASDVPPAPYNMGTLIRDTERLMDHFALKDAVILGLSIGGLIAQGMAVKRLDLIRAMILSNTAARIGRPEQWQARIAAIRATGMDSLTDATMERWLGRKWRDHPALPSLRQTFLATDPEGWMGCASAISGTDFFETTATLTLPTLAIAGANDGSTPPDLVRETAALIRGHRFALMRGTGHIPPVEKPAEYAALIGQFLMEIAHV
- a CDS encoding alpha/beta fold hydrolase gives rise to the protein MSDILLIHGAAHGAWCWHRVIPALTALGHHARAIDLPSHGDDSTDPATVTLDSYAQAILNATQGPTLLVGHSMGGFPITAAAQLAPDRFTALIYLCAYLPIPGITMAEMRRAGPRQPLAGSFQIDPTRTTFTFDPDQSPALFYHDCPPEDVALARRRLCAQAIRPQETPIPDTARAESLPRHYIRCTDDRAIPPDYQATMAARLPPDHIHDLATSHSPFFAAPEALAQKIHAIAQLPPVKRA
- a CDS encoding TCR/Tet family MFS transporter, which translates into the protein MSDRREKLALTFILLTITIDAIGIGLIFPVMPDLIESVTGGSLSQAALWGGLLSTSYAVMQFLFGPIIGSLSDRFGRRPILLISLFVMSLDYLVMAIAPTIWLLLAARVVAGITAATYSTATAFIADITPPEKRGARFGLIGACFGVGFVAGPLIGGLLASVDLHAPFYAAAALALANMIFGYFVLPETVTDATRRPFSLARANPLGALRAVSKLPGVKRVLTCFLILGIAMNVYPAIWAYYGQARFGWDSTMVGLSLALYGISFAVGQAVLVGPLIKRFGEHRAAHYGMWVDITTLAALGLVTQGAHALIITPITALGGVVTPALQALASRAAPADAQGELQGVLASLNAIAMITSPLLMTATFSAFTAPSAPVFSPGAPFLLASVLMVVCLALHITGRTKS
- a CDS encoding mandelate racemase/muconate lactonizing enzyme family protein, encoding MKLKDLEIFVVAPPFPGWGGRYWIFPKLTTDNGIVGYGECYASTVGPKAMKAVIEDVFERHMQGENPENIELMFRRAYSAGFTQRPDPTVMGAFSGLEIACWDILGKARNRPVHALLGGKMNDRIRSYTYLYPEPGKESAEFWVDPDAAAEAALRFVNMGFTAVKFDPAGPYTIRGGHEPAMSDITRSVAFCKAIRDAVGDRADLLFGTHGQFTTPGAIRMGRELEPYNPLWYEEPIPPDNLLEFAEVAKSVRVPLATGERLTTKAEFGTLLRAGGVKILQPALGRVGGIWEAKKIAAMAEIFNAEMAPHLYAGPVEWAANVHFAASIPNLLIAETIETGGAFHLKLIKNTITWEDGYIIPSEAPGLGIDFDEDVARAHPFTGTGLHLQMQEAPCDYRHGNRFEGGAPSTLPHKT
- a CDS encoding GNAT family N-acetyltransferase, which produces MRMLIRGATAADAEHLVRFINMAADDLPLHFWKKSVGPGGDPWAYGRERAARESGSFSFGNAWLAEVEGQVAACLLGYPAEDEPAPIDPDTPAVFVPLMELEALAPGSWYLNVLATYDGFRGKGCGSALLAHAEGVARGLGRGTISLIAADTHQEALRLYAAKGYREVASRPVVKGDWAVDAQEWILFIKTL
- a CDS encoding cupin domain-containing protein, whose amino-acid sequence is MADTVFRFPAPGPDPMLTDLDGWTKIDGNPTMKTWVQHTSADGSVISGTWEATTGTWHASYSFYEFVHLIDGQITITPDGGTPVTLHPGDAFAVEPTFKGTWKIEKPVRKHFCIKLK
- a CDS encoding 16S rRNA pseudouridine(516) synthase; its protein translation is MAKVPTTRIDKLLSAMGYGSRSEMARLAKAGGITLDAAEVTDVTQRIPVTPDLPSRMKIDDEALDPLAGLVILLNKPLGMTCSHKEDGPLVFDILPKRWRRRDPAISTIGRLDKQTSGLLLLTDDGPLLHRIISPKRHVRKTYRASLARPLIGTEGDLFASGSLMLDGEEKPLAPAELTVLSQTEALLTVTEGRYHQVRRMFAATGNHVDALHRESLGGLSLPGAMAPGDWRLLTQQEIALIFE
- a CDS encoding DUF3775 domain-containing protein; the encoded protein is MPALPFDVTEIEELVLRLNAVTAKEGMDIPDLGGNATDDAVAESLQEVPGDLSRDEITQAIESMNDEQKDALVALFWIGRGDSGPEEWEETKVLARQQHDGLVSRYLLGQPDAGEFLTEGLEKMLDFGVD
- a CDS encoding NADP-dependent oxidoreductase; the protein is MPQTDTVNRRFVLAERPKGEPTPATLRLETGPVPVPGPGQMLLRTEYLSLDPYMRGRMSDAPSYAAPVAVGAVMEGGTVAQVAASQLAGFEPGDWVLSYNGWQDYALSDGAGVTPLGPKPDHPSWALGIMGMPGFTAWAGLTQIGQPKAGETVCVAAATGPVGATVGQIARLMGCHVVGIAGGPDKCAHAVATLGFDACIDHKAADFADKLKAAAPKGIDVYFENVGGAVFDAVLPLLNPGARVPVCGLISQYNATAAPDGPDRLSMLMGQVLRKRITLRGFIIFQDFAALYPTFATAMAAWLAAGDIQYREDIVDGLEQAPRAFIGLLRGENFGKLVVRVGPPTTGVSDARTSL